A stretch of Bacteroidales bacterium DNA encodes these proteins:
- the glmS gene encoding glutamine--fructose-6-phosphate transaminase (isomerizing): protein MCGIVGYIGKRQAFPIVINGLKRLEYRGYDSAGIALWNNKPFVYKSKGRVSDLEKLVENRNVEANIAFGHTRWATHGEPNDINAHPHVSMNGKFILIHNGIIENYPRLKKRLEDRGYVFKSDTDTEVLVNLIEYVYIKGEVDAETAIRLALNKIIGTYGLVVFCTDEPDKLIVARKSSPLVIGIGSGEYFIASDATPIVEHTNSVIYLNDNDMAVIKSNELQLKTIQNEELTPIIQKLDLDIGDIDKMGFDHFMLKEIFEQPRSIMDTLRGRIAPDNTDIRLGGLFAVMDELVNARRILIIGCGTSWHAGLVGEYLIEDLARISVEVEYASEFRYRDPILYPDDVIIAISQSGETADTLAAIRMAREKGITVLGICNVVGSSISRETDAGVYTHAGPEIGVASTKAFTAQVAVLTMMALIIGHKKKTISTEQFNEMVDELRNVPNIIEEILQRNDDIRKIAEHYKDATNSIYLGRGYLFPIALEGALKLKEISYIHAEGYPAAEMKHGPIALIDENMPVVFIAIKDKSHDKIVSNIQEVKARKGRIIAVINEGDDIIKNLADHVIEIPQTMGFLSPLTTVIPLQLLSYHVATMRGCNVDQPRNLAKSVTVE from the coding sequence ATGTGTGGAATAGTTGGATATATCGGAAAAAGACAAGCGTTTCCAATAGTAATAAATGGGTTAAAACGCCTGGAATACAGGGGCTATGACAGCGCAGGTATTGCCTTATGGAACAACAAACCGTTTGTATATAAAAGCAAGGGTCGGGTAAGCGACTTAGAAAAACTAGTCGAAAATCGCAACGTGGAAGCCAATATTGCCTTTGGTCACACCCGCTGGGCAACCCACGGTGAGCCTAACGACATCAATGCACACCCCCATGTTTCAATGAATGGCAAATTTATATTGATACATAACGGAATAATTGAAAACTACCCAAGGTTAAAAAAACGTTTAGAAGACCGCGGTTATGTTTTTAAATCAGATACTGATACCGAAGTTTTAGTAAATCTTATAGAATACGTTTACATAAAAGGAGAAGTTGATGCAGAAACAGCTATTAGACTTGCTCTAAACAAGATTATAGGAACATACGGGTTAGTTGTTTTTTGCACCGATGAGCCCGACAAACTCATTGTTGCACGCAAAAGTAGTCCTTTGGTTATTGGAATTGGAAGTGGCGAATACTTTATAGCATCGGACGCAACGCCAATTGTTGAACATACAAATAGTGTTATTTACCTGAATGACAACGATATGGCTGTGATAAAAAGCAATGAATTGCAGCTAAAAACCATACAAAACGAAGAACTTACTCCAATTATTCAGAAATTAGATTTAGATATAGGTGATATAGACAAAATGGGTTTCGACCACTTCATGTTGAAGGAAATTTTCGAACAACCCCGCTCTATAATGGATACATTGCGCGGTAGGATAGCTCCTGACAATACTGATATCCGACTTGGAGGTCTGTTTGCAGTAATGGACGAGCTTGTTAATGCAAGACGAATTCTGATTATTGGTTGCGGAACATCCTGGCATGCTGGATTAGTTGGCGAATATTTGATTGAAGACCTTGCTCGTATCTCCGTTGAAGTTGAATACGCATCTGAGTTTCGTTATCGGGATCCCATACTATATCCCGATGATGTAATAATAGCCATTAGTCAAAGTGGCGAAACTGCCGATACTTTGGCAGCTATCCGTATGGCTAGGGAAAAAGGTATTACCGTTCTTGGAATATGCAACGTTGTTGGAAGCTCAATTTCACGCGAAACCGATGCAGGAGTATATACTCACGCAGGTCCTGAGATTGGCGTTGCGTCAACAAAGGCGTTTACCGCACAAGTAGCCGTATTAACCATGATGGCTCTGATTATTGGCCATAAAAAGAAAACCATATCAACCGAGCAATTTAATGAAATGGTTGATGAGTTGCGAAATGTTCCAAACATAATTGAAGAGATTTTGCAAAGAAACGATGATATTCGCAAAATCGCAGAACATTACAAAGATGCAACAAACTCAATATACTTAGGAAGAGGATATCTGTTCCCTATTGCCTTAGAGGGAGCCCTTAAATTAAAGGAAATCAGCTATATACATGCCGAAGGATATCCTGCTGCCGAAATGAAACACGGACCAATTGCACTGATCGACGAAAATATGCCAGTCGTATTTATTGCAATAAAAGATAAAAGCCACGATAAGATTGTTTCAAACATTCAGGAAGTTAAAGCACGTAAAGGAAGAATTATTGCCGTTATTAACGAGGGAGACGATATCATTAAAAACCTTGCCGACCACGTTATAGAGATCCCACAAACAATGGGCTTTTTGTCACCATTGACGACAGTAATTCCATTGCAATTATTATCATATCACGTTGCAACGATGCGAGGCTGCAACGTAGATCAACCACGAAACCTTGCTAAATCAGTAACAGTAGAATAA
- a CDS encoding T9SS type A sorting domain-containing protein, with amino-acid sequence MRLFVIALYFISLAANLQSQILKQEYVFSNPVIVGDSQKKLIEIDGCLNKAINGYPLLPWRACNLVLPEGTQVERVEIISHHAKTLNVEGIISPAGNVRPLSDYENREEPTPNEHVYSKSVYMGQNFEEIKYSVHYLNNTPVLMFGLCPIKYNPVESKLIYHNKIEVKVYGTVGTAPTALTENDLFLLNSFIDNPHDLPKVSSTPNIDNKIDVLIVTSSAFADELNSLKVAYRARGKKSAIVTTEQINSLYQGVDLAEKIRNCIKYYYQSKRINFVVLGGDTEIIPTRKLRSSVQSSSVHTGDIPSDLYYSALDGNWDSNQNGIYGEPAEADLLPELAIGRIPFSNTTELNNFLSKITRYAFSPVIFDTNRPLLAGEHLWDNPLTWGAQYLDLIVGLHDDNGYTTQGIPPSDPYDSLYDRHQTWSATQLRNKINQGTSFIHHVGHANENYLMRFNKGDLTETYFSTIDGISHLNPLVYSHGCLAAAFDEDECIAERMILLPNFASGFVGNSRYGWFNEGQTEGPSTHLHREFVHGLYGLESQYLGKAHQVSQLRTAAWVDLPSEYEPGAQRWVHYACNILGDPLLPVWTSQPSSSTFSVVGDAYAGDNQITIVNTTGPKNYNVSLLDKNGKLYGNKSIVSDTTVMSFYPTVREPDTLFLISHGRNVLSDTVPVIFLQPTGPTLVYNGYEIQGNPHNYAVSGKTSEMTIEVKNIGLTSANQCIAVVSAITNGLQVEAKELILGDIEPNEVVNTTETISFSVPFSIQNEGNIVFQIDFLISDNIFITDYFHIPVLAPILSLGEASWDDCQGGNCNQLPEKGEVVTVNIPVSNLGGVKTDSITAFFTLLSGNCTVINSEFKTDTLSPLQSSTLTCFLLINEDSPVGDNISLRAIVSDGTFAERIMVNNRANLPVEDFNNSSFDLPIWTNNSSSPWTFSGDGLHGGHCMKSGTIGNSQSTEISTTITLTQPDVISFWLKVSCETSSSSTPYDYLEFVVNNQRLGIWGNNESWTKVAFSLTEGTHNLVWRYKKDYSGVGGADAAWIDRIVFPPVLDIPAIINQRPIISGLADTTLQIDNNFNIPFTVSDADNDPVTVNIFNNPNWVTLNENSGQYHLVGKAPALPDIEYIFQIVATDGKQADGKSIKITTFDNTIILSETELKTITVYPNPASTYFVLDGLPPTSSGTITIVDTKGAIVYSRNHNSDAQGRIIVEKFNNKGQNGVYLLNYQFGNYKGTTVLLIK; translated from the coding sequence ATGAGACTATTTGTCATTGCCCTTTATTTTATTAGCCTTGCTGCAAATTTGCAGTCGCAGATACTTAAGCAGGAGTATGTTTTTTCAAATCCCGTCATTGTTGGCGACAGTCAAAAAAAGCTGATAGAGATTGACGGATGTTTAAATAAGGCTATTAATGGCTATCCGCTATTACCCTGGAGAGCGTGTAATTTGGTGCTTCCTGAAGGAACGCAGGTTGAAAGAGTTGAAATTATTTCTCATCACGCAAAAACCTTGAATGTAGAGGGAATTATATCACCGGCAGGAAACGTTAGACCGTTATCAGATTACGAAAACCGTGAAGAACCTACACCTAACGAGCATGTTTACTCCAAGTCGGTATATATGGGTCAAAATTTTGAGGAGATAAAGTATAGTGTTCATTATCTGAACAATACGCCCGTGCTTATGTTTGGATTGTGTCCGATTAAATATAATCCTGTAGAGTCAAAACTAATTTATCACAACAAAATAGAGGTTAAGGTGTATGGAACTGTCGGAACAGCTCCAACGGCTTTAACAGAAAACGATCTGTTTCTACTAAACTCATTTATCGACAATCCTCACGACTTGCCGAAAGTTTCATCTACGCCAAATATCGACAATAAAATTGATGTTTTAATTGTTACCTCAAGTGCTTTTGCCGATGAGTTAAATTCCCTCAAAGTAGCTTATCGAGCACGTGGTAAAAAATCTGCCATTGTTACAACTGAACAGATTAATAGTTTGTACCAGGGTGTCGATTTAGCAGAAAAAATAAGAAACTGTATTAAGTATTATTATCAATCGAAAAGAATAAATTTTGTTGTATTGGGTGGCGATACAGAGATAATTCCTACCCGAAAATTACGTTCATCTGTTCAATCTTCATCGGTTCATACCGGAGACATACCCTCAGATTTATATTATTCAGCCCTTGACGGAAACTGGGACAGTAACCAAAATGGAATATATGGCGAACCTGCAGAAGCAGATTTACTTCCGGAACTTGCCATTGGGCGCATTCCTTTTAGCAATACAACTGAGCTAAACAACTTTTTGTCAAAGATTACCAGATATGCTTTTTCTCCTGTGATTTTTGACACAAACAGACCTCTGCTTGCAGGGGAACACCTATGGGATAATCCGCTAACATGGGGTGCTCAATATCTTGACTTGATAGTTGGACTTCATGATGATAATGGTTATACCACTCAAGGTATACCACCTTCAGACCCTTATGATAGTTTATATGATAGGCATCAAACATGGAGTGCTACGCAATTGCGTAATAAAATCAATCAAGGAACATCATTTATTCATCATGTGGGTCATGCCAATGAAAACTATTTAATGCGATTTAACAAAGGAGACCTGACAGAGACTTACTTCTCAACTATCGACGGTATTTCACATTTGAATCCACTGGTTTATTCGCACGGTTGCTTGGCAGCTGCATTTGACGAAGATGAATGTATTGCAGAAAGAATGATTTTGTTGCCAAATTTTGCAAGTGGATTTGTGGGAAATAGTCGGTATGGTTGGTTTAATGAGGGACAAACCGAGGGACCTTCTACACACCTTCATCGCGAATTTGTACATGGATTATACGGATTAGAGTCTCAATATTTAGGCAAGGCACATCAGGTAAGTCAGTTGCGTACAGCAGCATGGGTTGATCTTCCGTCCGAGTACGAGCCAGGTGCTCAACGATGGGTGCATTATGCGTGTAATATTCTAGGAGATCCGTTACTTCCTGTATGGACATCACAGCCATCATCGTCAACGTTTTCGGTTGTTGGAGATGCATATGCAGGAGACAATCAAATAACCATCGTCAATACCACTGGTCCAAAAAATTATAACGTCTCATTGCTCGACAAAAATGGCAAACTGTATGGTAATAAATCAATTGTATCAGATACGACAGTTATGAGTTTTTACCCTACGGTAAGAGAGCCTGATACTCTGTTTTTGATTTCACATGGAAGAAATGTGTTGTCTGACACGGTTCCCGTTATTTTTCTTCAACCCACAGGACCAACTTTGGTTTACAATGGGTATGAGATTCAAGGGAATCCTCACAATTACGCTGTATCAGGCAAAACCTCAGAAATGACAATTGAGGTTAAAAATATTGGTCTTACAAGTGCAAATCAATGTATAGCTGTTGTTTCAGCAATTACAAATGGATTGCAGGTAGAAGCAAAAGAGCTGATTTTGGGAGATATTGAACCAAATGAAGTTGTTAACACTACAGAAACAATAAGTTTTAGTGTTCCATTTTCAATACAAAACGAAGGAAATATTGTGTTTCAAATAGATTTTTTAATTTCCGATAATATATTTATTACTGACTATTTTCACATTCCTGTGTTAGCACCAATTTTGTCGTTGGGAGAAGCTTCTTGGGACGACTGTCAAGGGGGTAACTGCAATCAGTTGCCTGAAAAAGGTGAGGTGGTAACAGTAAATATCCCCGTGTCAAATTTAGGAGGTGTTAAAACAGACTCTATTACCGCCTTTTTTACATTGCTATCAGGCAATTGTACAGTTATTAATTCAGAGTTCAAAACAGACACATTGTCTCCATTACAATCGTCAACATTAACTTGTTTTTTATTAATTAACGAAGACTCTCCTGTCGGAGACAACATTTCTTTAAGAGCGATAGTGTCTGATGGGACTTTTGCTGAGAGAATAATGGTAAATAACAGGGCAAATTTGCCAGTTGAAGATTTTAATAACTCATCATTTGATTTACCAATATGGACTAACAATTCATCAAGCCCATGGACTTTTTCCGGAGATGGATTACATGGCGGACATTGCATGAAATCAGGAACCATTGGTAATAGTCAAAGTACGGAAATCTCAACAACAATTACGTTAACTCAGCCGGACGTTATAAGCTTTTGGTTGAAAGTCTCGTGCGAAACTTCAAGCTCTTCTACCCCATACGACTATTTAGAGTTTGTTGTTAATAATCAACGTCTTGGAATTTGGGGTAATAATGAAAGTTGGACAAAAGTAGCTTTCTCATTAACAGAGGGCACACACAATCTTGTCTGGAGATATAAAAAAGATTATTCAGGTGTTGGTGGTGCCGATGCTGCATGGATTGACAGAATTGTTTTTCCGCCGGTTTTAGATATTCCGGCAATAATCAATCAAAGACCAATTATAAGCGGATTAGCCGACACTACATTACAAATAGATAATAACTTTAATATCCCGTTTACAGTAAGTGATGCCGATAATGATCCTGTTACTGTCAATATATTTAACAACCCCAACTGGGTTACATTGAATGAAAATAGTGGTCAATATCATTTAGTAGGCAAAGCACCTGCTTTACCAGACATTGAATATATTTTTCAAATAGTTGCAACAGACGGCAAACAGGCTGATGGCAAAAGTATAAAAATTACAACCTTTGACAACACAATAATTCTGTCGGAGACCGAATTGAAAACTATTACAGTTTATCCAAATCCGGCATCAACCTATTTTGTTTTAGATGGACTACCTCCTACAAGTAGCGGCACAATAACAATTGTTGACACAAAGGGAGCAATCGTTTATAGTAGAAATCATAATAGTGATGCTCAAGGAAGAATTATTGTTGAAAAATTTAATAATAAAGGTCAAAACGGAGTATATTTGTTGAACTATCAATTTGGAAATTACAAGGGAACGACTGTTTTGTTAATTAAATAG
- a CDS encoding DUF4270 domain-containing protein, producing MQRLFIISAILLSIYACKEDDSIIGIHLQDNRFTVKYDTLHTIKTSTKFADSLSLAGATIGLIGDYNDPQFGRTRAALALQLVPKATLINLGNNPVGDSVVLKLIERSGYYGLDSAATQIVRVYRVNDGMSLDDFDSTVVNFSTLNSYKGALLAEKEMIFNPSDSTPFEIKLSTQEFAATLLNDSVNFKNDTIFKSYFPGLIIEAENQSTNGNIISIDLSQADTRMRLHFRNDTDTTYFDFLPKSTSTKSYSIFDHDYSSTNIPTSLTDTTNQPLAYMQGMNGLGIKIDINGLDSLFSDDIWAINSAQLILKIAPESDIDNYIPPTSIIVKMVENSQEVFTPDYGRPGGLTTTPEDYDNKINGYKIRINKLLYKALIEKQSSITLTTYATSPLTKANRAIIAGPEHANDSVRPVIHIIRSK from the coding sequence ATGCAAAGACTATTTATTATCAGTGCTATCCTCCTCTCAATTTATGCTTGCAAAGAGGATGATTCAATTATCGGAATCCATTTACAAGATAATAGATTCACGGTTAAGTATGATACCTTACATACTATAAAAACTTCTACCAAATTTGCCGATAGCTTGTCGCTAGCTGGTGCAACTATTGGATTAATCGGCGATTATAACGATCCCCAATTTGGAAGAACAAGGGCGGCCTTGGCATTGCAGTTAGTTCCAAAAGCAACGTTAATTAACCTTGGAAACAATCCAGTGGGAGACAGCGTTGTTCTAAAACTTATTGAACGTTCGGGATATTACGGTCTCGATTCTGCAGCTACACAAATTGTTAGGGTGTATAGAGTTAATGATGGTATGAGTTTAGATGACTTTGACAGCACAGTTGTCAATTTTTCAACTCTAAACAGCTATAAAGGTGCACTGCTAGCCGAAAAAGAGATGATATTTAATCCCTCTGACTCCACTCCTTTTGAAATCAAGTTGTCTACACAAGAGTTTGCTGCAACACTACTGAACGATTCTGTAAATTTCAAAAATGATACTATTTTTAAAAGCTACTTTCCTGGTTTGATAATAGAGGCTGAAAATCAGAGTACTAACGGGAATATTATTAGTATTGATTTAAGCCAAGCCGATACTCGCATGAGACTGCACTTTAGAAATGATACAGATACAACATACTTCGATTTTCTTCCAAAAAGCACCTCAACAAAAAGTTACTCTATTTTTGACCACGACTACTCAAGTACAAATATACCAACCTCATTAACTGATACAACAAATCAACCTCTTGCATATATGCAAGGCATGAATGGATTAGGCATAAAAATTGACATTAATGGATTAGATTCACTTTTCAGTGACGACATTTGGGCAATAAACTCAGCTCAATTGATATTAAAGATAGCTCCTGAAAGCGATATTGATAATTATATTCCACCAACATCAATTATTGTTAAAATGGTTGAAAATTCACAAGAAGTATTTACTCCTGACTATGGAAGACCTGGCGGATTAACAACAACTCCGGAGGATTACGACAATAAAATCAACGGTTATAAGATTAGAATTAACAAATTATTGTACAAGGCATTAATTGAAAAACAGTCATCAATTACCCTTACTACTTATGCCACAAGTCCTTTAACAAAAGCTAACAGGGCTATCATAGCTGGTCCGGAACATGCCAATGATAGTGTTAGACCTGTTATTCATATCATAAGATCAAAATAA
- a CDS encoding glycogen/starch synthase: protein MKKKGNSRILYVAQEIFPYLPESSIANTCRYLPQGIQEKGKEIRTFMPKYGCINERRNQLHEVIRLSGMNLVINDTDHPLIIKVASIQSARMQVYFIDNEDYFQRKAVLVDDDGKFFADNDERAILFANGVLETVKKLRWSPDIVHCHGWLSAIVTLYVKHVYNQNPLYENSKTVLTLYDETFEHSLNKEFFKKLTRENIPASAIKLLEKDPSYINLMKTALDATDAIIIGDKNINPEVLEYAKKSEKPILEYHEDEKCVDLHNEFYDQL from the coding sequence ATGAAGAAAAAGGGAAATTCAAGAATTCTATATGTTGCTCAAGAAATATTTCCTTACCTACCTGAAAGCAGCATAGCAAACACTTGCCGATATTTACCGCAAGGTATCCAGGAAAAAGGAAAAGAGATTAGAACTTTTATGCCTAAATATGGCTGTATCAACGAAAGACGAAATCAATTACACGAAGTTATAAGACTTAGTGGAATGAATCTAGTTATTAACGATACCGATCATCCTCTAATAATAAAAGTTGCCAGTATTCAATCTGCAAGAATGCAGGTCTATTTTATTGATAATGAAGACTATTTCCAGCGCAAGGCTGTTCTTGTTGATGATGATGGCAAATTTTTCGCCGATAATGATGAAAGAGCAATTTTGTTTGCCAATGGAGTTCTCGAAACCGTTAAAAAACTAAGGTGGTCTCCTGATATTGTTCACTGTCATGGATGGTTATCAGCAATTGTAACACTTTATGTCAAACACGTATATAATCAAAATCCGCTGTATGAGAACTCTAAAACAGTTCTAACGTTATACGATGAAACATTTGAGCACTCTTTAAACAAAGAGTTTTTCAAAAAACTTACCCGTGAGAATATTCCTGCATCTGCAATCAAATTGTTAGAAAAAGATCCCTCTTACATCAATTTGATGAAAACAGCTCTAGATGCGACAGACGCTATTATAATTGGTGATAAAAACATCAATCCCGAGGTTTTAGAGTATGCAAAAAAGTCAGAAAAACCGATTTTGGAATACCACGAGGACGAAAAATGCGTTGATTTACATAACGAATTTTACGATCAACTTTAA
- the metG gene encoding methionine--tRNA ligase, protein MEPKRYLITSALPYANGPVHIGHLAGVYVPADIYVRYLRLRGRDVIFIGGSDEHGVPITIKARSEGVTPQDVVDKYHAMIKDSFKRFGISFDIYSRTSNKIHHETASEFFKKLYDEGKFITQTSEQYYDPEAKQFLADRYITGTCPKCSNEAAYGDQCEKCGSSLNATDLINPKSTISGAKPIMKETTHWYLPLNEYEPWLREWILEGHKEWKSNVYGQCKSWIDGGLQPRAVSRDLDWGVPLPIEGVSGKVLYVWFDAPIGYISATKELTPDWEKYWKDKETKLVHFIGKDNIVFHCIIFPSMLKAEGTYILPDNVPANEFLNLEGDKISTSKNWAVWLHEYLDDFKGKEDVLRYVLTANAPETKDSDFTWADFQARNNNELLAIYGNFVNRSLVLTHKYFEGVVPPVLEVTDYDNEIIREMGEVRGKVEHALENYRFREALQEAMNLARIGNKYLTEAEPWKLFKTEPSRVATILNISLQITAGLTIILEPFLPFSSEKLRKMLNTERLCWEKAGLTDLLPIGHKINEPELLFEKIEDSVIEAQINRLKNIKTQNQVQNATVAEQLPSVTFDDFTKMDIRVGKILQAEKVAKTKKLMKLLIDTGVDQRTVVSGIAEYFEPEDVIGKQVSILINLEPLEIRGIQSQGMILMAENADGRLTFVSPQTEVKNGSTIK, encoded by the coding sequence ATGGAACCCAAAAGATATTTAATTACCTCTGCCCTGCCGTATGCCAACGGACCTGTTCACATAGGACACCTTGCAGGAGTTTATGTGCCTGCTGATATTTATGTACGATATCTTCGTTTAAGAGGTCGCGATGTAATTTTTATTGGAGGAAGTGACGAACACGGTGTTCCCATTACCATAAAAGCTCGCAGCGAGGGAGTAACCCCACAGGACGTAGTTGATAAATATCACGCTATGATTAAAGACTCGTTCAAGCGATTTGGGATATCTTTTGACATCTATTCACGTACATCAAATAAAATACATCACGAAACAGCCTCAGAGTTTTTCAAAAAATTGTATGACGAAGGAAAATTCATTACACAAACATCTGAACAATATTACGATCCCGAAGCCAAACAGTTTTTAGCTGACAGATATATTACCGGAACTTGTCCAAAGTGTAGCAACGAGGCTGCTTACGGAGATCAATGCGAAAAATGTGGTTCATCGTTAAATGCGACTGATTTGATTAATCCAAAATCAACAATTTCGGGTGCCAAGCCAATAATGAAAGAGACTACACACTGGTATCTGCCTCTAAATGAGTATGAACCCTGGCTACGCGAGTGGATTTTGGAGGGTCACAAAGAGTGGAAGTCAAACGTTTACGGACAATGCAAATCGTGGATTGATGGAGGCTTACAACCGCGAGCAGTTAGCCGCGATTTAGATTGGGGTGTTCCATTGCCAATTGAAGGAGTAAGCGGTAAAGTTCTATACGTTTGGTTCGATGCACCAATCGGATACATTAGTGCTACAAAGGAACTTACTCCAGATTGGGAGAAGTATTGGAAAGATAAAGAGACCAAACTTGTGCATTTCATCGGGAAAGATAATATTGTGTTTCACTGCATTATATTCCCCTCAATGTTGAAGGCTGAGGGCACTTATATCTTGCCAGACAACGTTCCTGCCAACGAGTTTCTAAATCTTGAAGGCGACAAAATTTCTACATCAAAAAACTGGGCAGTTTGGCTTCACGAATATTTAGATGACTTTAAAGGCAAAGAAGATGTCCTTAGATACGTGTTGACAGCAAACGCACCAGAAACCAAAGATAGCGACTTTACGTGGGCTGATTTTCAGGCACGTAACAACAACGAACTTTTGGCTATCTACGGCAATTTTGTAAACCGCTCATTAGTTTTAACTCATAAATATTTCGAGGGCGTTGTGCCACCTGTGTTAGAGGTTACCGACTATGATAATGAGATTATCAGAGAGATGGGCGAAGTTCGTGGCAAGGTTGAACACGCTTTGGAGAACTATCGCTTTAGAGAGGCTTTACAAGAAGCCATGAATTTAGCACGTATTGGAAACAAATATTTGACAGAAGCCGAACCCTGGAAACTCTTCAAAACGGAACCAAGTCGTGTAGCTACGATACTGAACATATCTCTTCAAATTACTGCCGGATTAACAATTATACTTGAGCCATTTTTGCCATTTAGCTCCGAAAAACTGCGCAAAATGCTGAACACAGAAAGGCTCTGTTGGGAAAAGGCAGGACTAACCGACCTACTCCCTATCGGTCACAAAATTAATGAACCCGAACTGCTATTCGAGAAAATCGAAGATAGCGTAATTGAAGCGCAAATTAACCGTTTGAAAAACATCAAAACGCAAAATCAAGTTCAAAACGCCACCGTAGCCGAACAGCTACCAAGCGTAACATTCGACGATTTTACCAAAATGGATATCCGTGTTGGGAAAATCTTACAGGCTGAGAAAGTTGCCAAAACAAAAAAACTGATGAAACTGCTTATCGATACCGGTGTTGACCAAAGAACGGTTGTATCTGGTATCGCCGAATATTTTGAGCCAGAAGATGTGATTGGCAAACAGGTTTCCATTTTAATAAACCTTGAGCCTCTCGAAATAAGGGGGATACAATCGCAAGGTATGATTTTAATGGCTGAGAATGCTGACGGAAGACTAACATTTGTATCTCCTCAGACCGAAGTTAAAAACGGGAGTACTATTAAATAG